A single Brassica rapa cultivar Chiifu-401-42 chromosome A04, CAAS_Brap_v3.01, whole genome shotgun sequence DNA region contains:
- the LOC103864647 gene encoding F-box/kelch-repeat protein At2g24250-like, whose amino-acid sequence MAPRKKRRQFPSSSANMSEPPSEKKASLSSSSSMVPDWTQLPEELLHIIKDKLEHCFNVIHARSVCTSCLLLLPEELLHVISKNLDDCFDVVHARAVCTLWRSILPFPSYLSRPSYSLPTLDNKGSWTLEKIPLFLFKPRAAESASSEYFLGGIGRYESEELPSPNQCSVKVEIPGSSDPRLMNMLDCQIFPSSWPSVQNVWLQC is encoded by the exons ATGGCGCCCAGAAAGAAAAGAAGG CAGTTTCCGTCTTCGTCAGCAAACATGTCAGAACCTCCATCAGAAAAGAAggcatcattatcatcatcatcatcgatgGTGCCTGACTGGACTCAGCTCCCTGAAGAGCTACTTCACATTATCAAGGACAAACTAGAGCATTGTTTCAACGTTATTCATGCTCGCTCTGTTTGCACCTCATG CCTCTTACTTCTCCCTGAAGAGCTACTCCACGTTATCTCCAAGAATCTGGATGACTGTTTCGATGTTGTTCATGCTCGCGCTGTTTGCACCTTGTGGCGATCCATATTACCCTTTCCTTCTTACCTATCACGCCCGAGTTACTCTCTTCCCACGCTCGATAACAAAGGCTCTTGGACCCTCGAGAAGATCCCTCTCTTCCTCTTTAAACCCCGAGCTGCTGAGTCTGCTTCTTCTGAGTATTTCTTGGGAGGGATAGGCAGATATGAGTCAGAAGAGCTTCCATCTCCTAACCAATGCTCAGTGAAAGTGGAGATTCCAGGATCATCTGATCCAAGGTTGATGAACATGCTCGACTGCCAGATCTTCCCTAGCTCTTGGCCATCAGTACAGAATGTTTGGTTGCAATGCTAA
- the LOC103864580 gene encoding F-box/kelch-repeat protein At1g64840 — MAPRKKSSNMVWVVKSKQPAKTTEPATEKKTSLLSDSVSKLQLSSKEQHTSSDWSFLPEELLRIISSKLEDSFDFIHARAVCRPWRSIFPFPSRLLRTTYSLPSFDRFPRRPRGGTLEKFPVFLFRVRSPDTLPCEFFLGGIRPDKSTDPVELPSPTLINTADCRIIPLGHMCRMVGYDPDSLSRSYRGVAILPLNEETGEFIVLIGYDHHILALRSTETRWMEVDNCSRADCKDIVTFRGKFYAVFINGDVFAIDPYTLETTPLRPPNIAGCGRQNYLVPYGDDELYLVERIIVRNSVLSFTKMACRVSVLDEEAGEWVVVNDLGDRVLLIGKPGNSSGNSACSAKELPEGCGLSGSSMLFINEIFDETFPYKYGVDTGNPGDDLNVWRCSRETRVTILNKSPMVTLRIERAEP, encoded by the exons ATGGCACCGAGAAAAAAGTCATCAAACATGGTTTGG GTTGTGAAATCGAAACAACCAGCTAAAACGACAGAACCCGCAACTGAGAAGAAGACATCTCTTCTCTCAGATAGT GTTTCAAAACTACAACTGTCTTCTAAAGAGCAGCACACATCATCCGACTGGTCCTTTCTCCCTGAGGAGCTACTTCGCATCATCTCCTCAAAGCTAGAAGACAGTTTCGATTTCATCCACGCCCGCGCTGTTTGCCGCCCCTGGCGATCCATCTTCCCCTTTCCTTCTAGGCTACTACGCACTACCTACTCTCTTCCTTCGTTCGATAGGTTCCCTCGCAGACCAAGAGGAGGCACGCTCGAGAAGTTCCCTGTCTTCCTCTTCAGAGTCCGTTCTCCCGACACGTTGCCTTGTGAGTTTTTCCTTGGAGGAATCAGACCAGATAAGTCCACGGACCCTGTGGAGCTTCCATCTCCAACCTTGATCAACACTGCTGACTGTCGGATTATTCCTCTGGGCCATATGTGCAGAATGGTCGGCTACGATCCTGATTCATTATCAAGAAGTTACCGAGGCGTGGCTATTCTTCCGCTGAACGAGGAGACAGGAGAGTTCATTGTTCTTATCGGCTACGATCATCATATACTGGCGTTAAGAAGTACTGAAACGCGTTGGATGGAGGTTGATAATTGCTCCAGAGCTGACTGCAAAGATATAGTCACCTTCAGAGGCAAATTCTATGCGGTTTTCATCAACGGAGACGTATTCGCCATCGATCCTTACACGCTTGAAACGACGCCGCTGAGGCCACCGAATATTGCAGGGTGTGGAAGACAAAATTATCTGGTTCCGTACGGTGATGATGAGCTTTACCTTGTTGAGAGAATCATTGTTCGTAACAGTGTTTTGAGTTTCACCAAGATGGCGTGTAGAGTGAGTGTGCTGGATGAGGAAGCTGGCGAATGGGTCGTGGTTAATGATTTGGGGGACCGTGTGCTGTTGATTGGAAAGCCGGGGAACAGCTCTGGGAACAGCGCGTGCTCGGCTAAGGAGCTTCCTGAGGGTTGTGGTCTGAGTGGGAGCTCGATGTTGTTCATCAATGAGATATTCGATGAGACTTTTCCTTATAAATATGGAGTGGATACAGGGAACCCTGGAGATGACTTGAATGTTTGGAGATGTTCGAGAGAGACTCGTGTGACGATCCTCAATAAGTCTCCAATGGTGACTCTCCGGATTGAGCGCGCTGAGCCGTGA
- the LOC103864581 gene encoding F-box/kelch-repeat protein At1g64840 isoform X1 — translation MEQQSANMAPRKKKRQFPSSSANMSEPTSEKEASSSSSSMVPDWTQLPEELLHIITEKLEHCFNVIHARSVCTSWRSTFPFPHSLLRPSYSLPAFGDFPYVSKGLCTLEKVPLFLFRVQTPAASPSEYFLGGVGRDVCVDHMELQYPIQFSVKIPGSEPTVLNIRNSQVFPLGHQYRIMGWDPESWTTKFKGVAFLPLNKEGEFVVLLNYTMDLLVLRSSEMRWMRLKKTSNAQCCHLVAFRGRFYATFINGDFFIFDPYTLKRTPFTPLPLLRSSKYLVQSGDDELLLVEKFNPFPDAEILDFNRFTCRVSRLDNEADKWVEITDLGDRVLFIRDSGNFCCSAKKLPDGCGVSGNSIVFTNTGYMTFAYKYGVHTGKEDDELNIWRFSRENRVTILNTSPMVAFKVEPEIVYLTLDN, via the exons ATGGAGCAGCAATCAGCAAACATGGCGCCGAGAAAGAAGAAACGG CAGTTTCCGTCTTCGTCAGCAAACATGTCAGAACCTACATCAGAAAAGgaggcatcatcatcatcatcatccatggTGCCAGACTGGACTCAGCTCCCTGAAGAGCTACTTCACATTATCACGGAGAAACTAGAGCATTGTTTCAACGTTATTCATGCTCGCTCTGTTTGCACCTCATGGCGATCCACATTTCCCTTTCCTCATTCCCTGCTACGCCCAAGTTACTCTTTACCCGCGTTTGGCGATTTCCCTTATGTCAGTAAAGGCTTGTGCACTCTCGAGAAGGTCCCTTTGTTTCTCTTTAGAGTCCAAACTCCTGCTGCTTCACCATCGGAGTATTTCTTGGGAGGAGTAGGCCGAGATGTGTGTGTGGATCATATGGAGCTTCAGTATCCTATTCAATTCTCGGTGAAGATCCCAGGATCTGAACCAACCGTGTTGAACATACGCAACAGCCAGGTCTTCCCTCTGGGTCACCAGTACAGAATCATGGGTTGGGATCCTGAATCATGGACAACAAAATTCAAAGGCGTGGCTTTTCTTCCGCTAAACAAGGAGGGAGAATTTGTAGTGCTCCTCAATTACACTATGGATTTGTTAGTGTTAAGAAGTTCTGAGATGAGGTGGATGCGCCTTAAGAAAACCTCTAATGCTCAATGCTGCCATTTAGTCGCTTTTAGAGGCAGATTTTATGCAACCTTTATCAACGGGGACTTCTTCATTTTCGATCCTTATACGCTGAAACGGACTCCCTTCACGCCATTACCGCTTCTGAGGTCAAGTAAATACCTGGTTCAGTCTGGTGATGATGAGCTTTTACTTGTTGAGAAGTTCAACCCGTTTCCTGATGCTGAGATACTAGATTTTAACCGGTTCACTTGTAGAGTGAGCAGGCTAGACAATGAAGCTGATAAGTGGGTCGAGATCACCGATTTGGGAGACCGTGTGTTGTTTATTAGAGACTCTGGAAATTTCTGCTGCTCGGCTAAGAAGCTTCCCGATGGATGTGGTGTGAGCGGGAACTCAATTGTGTTCACCAATACGGGCTATATGACATTCGCCTATAAGTATGGGGTACATACGGGGAAGGAAGACGACGAGCTCAATATTTGGAGATTCTCAAGAGAGAATCGTGTGACAATCCTCAACACATCTCCCATGGTGGCTTTCAAGGTCGAGCCGGAAATTGTATATCTTACTTTGGATAACTGA
- the LOC103864581 gene encoding F-box/kelch-repeat protein At1g64840 isoform X2 — protein sequence MEQQSANMAPRKKKRFPSSSANMSEPTSEKEASSSSSSMVPDWTQLPEELLHIITEKLEHCFNVIHARSVCTSWRSTFPFPHSLLRPSYSLPAFGDFPYVSKGLCTLEKVPLFLFRVQTPAASPSEYFLGGVGRDVCVDHMELQYPIQFSVKIPGSEPTVLNIRNSQVFPLGHQYRIMGWDPESWTTKFKGVAFLPLNKEGEFVVLLNYTMDLLVLRSSEMRWMRLKKTSNAQCCHLVAFRGRFYATFINGDFFIFDPYTLKRTPFTPLPLLRSSKYLVQSGDDELLLVEKFNPFPDAEILDFNRFTCRVSRLDNEADKWVEITDLGDRVLFIRDSGNFCCSAKKLPDGCGVSGNSIVFTNTGYMTFAYKYGVHTGKEDDELNIWRFSRENRVTILNTSPMVAFKVEPEIVYLTLDN from the exons ATGGAGCAGCAATCAGCAAACATGGCGCCGAGAAAGAAGAAACGG TTTCCGTCTTCGTCAGCAAACATGTCAGAACCTACATCAGAAAAGgaggcatcatcatcatcatcatccatggTGCCAGACTGGACTCAGCTCCCTGAAGAGCTACTTCACATTATCACGGAGAAACTAGAGCATTGTTTCAACGTTATTCATGCTCGCTCTGTTTGCACCTCATGGCGATCCACATTTCCCTTTCCTCATTCCCTGCTACGCCCAAGTTACTCTTTACCCGCGTTTGGCGATTTCCCTTATGTCAGTAAAGGCTTGTGCACTCTCGAGAAGGTCCCTTTGTTTCTCTTTAGAGTCCAAACTCCTGCTGCTTCACCATCGGAGTATTTCTTGGGAGGAGTAGGCCGAGATGTGTGTGTGGATCATATGGAGCTTCAGTATCCTATTCAATTCTCGGTGAAGATCCCAGGATCTGAACCAACCGTGTTGAACATACGCAACAGCCAGGTCTTCCCTCTGGGTCACCAGTACAGAATCATGGGTTGGGATCCTGAATCATGGACAACAAAATTCAAAGGCGTGGCTTTTCTTCCGCTAAACAAGGAGGGAGAATTTGTAGTGCTCCTCAATTACACTATGGATTTGTTAGTGTTAAGAAGTTCTGAGATGAGGTGGATGCGCCTTAAGAAAACCTCTAATGCTCAATGCTGCCATTTAGTCGCTTTTAGAGGCAGATTTTATGCAACCTTTATCAACGGGGACTTCTTCATTTTCGATCCTTATACGCTGAAACGGACTCCCTTCACGCCATTACCGCTTCTGAGGTCAAGTAAATACCTGGTTCAGTCTGGTGATGATGAGCTTTTACTTGTTGAGAAGTTCAACCCGTTTCCTGATGCTGAGATACTAGATTTTAACCGGTTCACTTGTAGAGTGAGCAGGCTAGACAATGAAGCTGATAAGTGGGTCGAGATCACCGATTTGGGAGACCGTGTGTTGTTTATTAGAGACTCTGGAAATTTCTGCTGCTCGGCTAAGAAGCTTCCCGATGGATGTGGTGTGAGCGGGAACTCAATTGTGTTCACCAATACGGGCTATATGACATTCGCCTATAAGTATGGGGTACATACGGGGAAGGAAGACGACGAGCTCAATATTTGGAGATTCTCAAGAGAGAATCGTGTGACAATCCTCAACACATCTCCCATGGTGGCTTTCAAGGTCGAGCCGGAAATTGTATATCTTACTTTGGATAACTGA